A single genomic interval of Eurosta solidaginis isolate ZX-2024a chromosome 3, ASM4086904v1, whole genome shotgun sequence harbors:
- the tamo gene encoding protein tamozhennic produces MSDLMPRDMLPDLWEEILKRHWTFLETDGSMQKIEEGKKLENCLKEFLCIVPHDRKFFLPETSHVLRKSVREMDEFNAYKAIIGFRSISHYANNLFTKPWRKEFRVLKMYSGFYQHEIKSNLLDAEKLFEAMGYRQISDEILVLDGPICPDQVTNVSRDAMAAYVECQIMEHIYAGLIAQGLTCSWQEVFHYREKVVGGSSQAIKGLAYAIQEKRLRNEKLLNADNCYASIQHLPKTMNITPTASECQNCALYNRMPLLTQYPMHSDNHGTCAFDSNSSTILSTHLYNEKIDSGHQPTPHSIYGMSTAGMQHSRSLEHYSEPVTQLPHRHSFDHQQKGCTSHHYKPPHQLPPQHVYESPYDCLDGASMGGSSVSYAAVVASGGSNNGVNNCGINAAYSHPYNVSGNRYPLPYNISNQLNSLYATPNVTCNGISSDQYNNLDNGGYATVSKPHNCNYHRPPMSSIHQSSVVSGSKDFQAYRQRSFPPDQHLIEFDDRAPLASHDFHAQLHGISHCNSFDYDREQDREHERNRIVEQQRRSCRTTNMSTAHAQPKDKVMTNQCATHTVIGSGSQQPSSDDMYDSYVYARPLPKADRSKFNVASKYERNSNINDVLDNNDKLLLMQTMELKDNTIPLNGITGSRPNEASDMSYDANFDDFVMVGRSEHPMQRSPTQASKNQDGVGSFESWNYVFKNLERSGYSKDLGERGDLLVQGLNLDSMNLSNGGGGSTSATKATLERRRSNNVDLTDVSRQTNTDLSTTHTLDKSNKKTALLQIDKRDEKKVNTNGVRQQEKSILKQPGKKTKSALKQTSNTAASSAQDNNNGNNEMQTYRNQRTKNRKQAVANTQTSMKGQGEWGCRFCTFLNPETKSICEMCHHSKDLNLKVTASHTPTCV; encoded by the exons atgtCCGATTTGATGCCGCGCGATATGCTTCCCGATTTATGGGAGGAGATTCTTAAACGTCATTGGACATTTTTGGAAACGGATGGAAGTATGCAAAAAATTGAAGAAGGAAAAAAATTGGAGA ATTGCCTTAAGGAGTTTCTGTGCATTGTACCTCATGATAGAAAGTTTTTTCTTCCCGAAACATCTCACGTGCTCAGAAAATCGGTACGAGAAATGGATGAATTTAATGCTTATAAGGCAATCATTGGATTTCGGTCGATCAGTCACTATgcaaataatttatttacaaaacccTGGCGTAAAGAGTTCAGAGTGTTGAAG ATGTATTCTGGTTTTTATCAACATGAAATTAAATCTAATTTACTCGACGCTGAGAAACTATTCGAAGCAATGGGTTACAGACAGATTTCGGATGAGATTCTTGTATTGGATGGCCCTATTTGCCCTGATCAAGTTACAAATGTATCACGCGATGCGATGGCTGCCTATGTCGAGTGCCAAATTATGGAACACATTTATGCAGGTCTTATCGCACAAGGACTAACATGTTCTTGGCAGGAAGTCTTTCATTACCGGGAGAAAGTCGTTG gtGGATCCTCCCAAGCTATCAAGGGTTTAGCATATGCTATTCAAGAGAAGCGTTTACgaaatgaaaaacttttaaatgctG ATAATTGTTATGCTAGTATTCAACACTTACCAAAAACAATGAATATAACACCAACGGCTTCAGAATGCCAAAATTGTGCATTGTATAATCGTATGCCATTGCTAACACAATATCCCATGCACAGTGATAATCATGGAACATGTGCTTTTGATTCGAATTCATCAACAATATTATCAACACACTTATACAATGAAAAGATAGATTCGGGTCATCAACCCACCCCACACTCTATTTATGGAATGTCTACAGCGGGAATGCAACACTCACGAAGTTTGGAACATTATAGTGAACCAGTAACACAATTGCCACACAGACATTCATTTGATCATCAGCAAAAGGGTTGCACGTCTCATCATTATAAACCACCACATCAGTTACCCCCTCAGCATGTATATGAATCACCTTATGATTGTTTGGACGGCGCCAGTATGGGTGGTAGTAGTGTTTCATATGCAGCAGTTGTTGCATCTGGGGGCTCAAATAATGGTGTCAACAATTGTGGTATAAATGCTGCATATTCTCACCCTTATAATGTGTCGGGCAATCGATATCCTTTACCATATAATATTTCAAATCAGTTAAATTCGCTTTATGCCACGCCAAATGTTACATGTAATGGCATTAGCAGTGACCAATACAATAATTTGGACAACGGTGGTTATGCTACTGTTTCAAAACCACATAATTGCAACTACCATCGACCTCCAATGTCGTCAATACATCAATCGTCTGTAGTGTCTGGCAGTAAAGACTTTCAGGCGTATCGTCAACGTTCCTTCCCACCAGATCAGCATCTAATTGAATTTGATGATCGTGCTCCGTTAGCATCCCACGACTTCCATGCACAACTTCATGGAATTTCACATTGTAACTCTTTTGATTATGATCGGGAACAAGATAGAGAGCATGAACGTAATCGCATAGTTGAACAGCAACGGCGTTCGTGTCGGACAACAAACATGTCGACTGCACATGCACAACCCAAGGATAAAGTAATGACTAATCAATGTGcgacacatacagtaataggttcTGGTTCGCAGCAACCATCATCTGACGATATGTATGATAGCTACGTGTACGCGCGTCCATTACCAAAAGCTGATCGTTCGAAGTTTAACGTGGCTTCGAAATATGAAAGAAACTCGAATATAAAT gATGTACTTGACAATAACGACAAGCTCTTACTTATGCAGACAATGGAATTGAAAGATAATACCATACCTTTAAATGGCATAACTGGAAGTCGGCCAAACGAAGCATCAGACATGAGTTATGACGCGAATTTCGACGATTTCGTAATGGTTGGTCGTAGCGAGCATCCTATGCAACGTTCACCAACGCAGGCATCTAAAAACCAAGACGGCGTGGGTTCCTTTGAATCGTGGAATTATGTTTTCAAAAATCTAGAGAGATCTGGCTATTCAAAAGATTTAGGTGAAAGGGGGGATCTTCTCGTTCAGGGCTTGAACTTAGATTCAATGAATTTATCAAACGGTGGCGGAGGAAGTACTAGCGCCACTAAAGCGACTTTGGAAAGACGTCGATCAAATAATGTCGACCTAACAGATGTAAGCAGACAAACTAACACCGATCTCAGTACAACACATACTTTagacaaatcaaataaaaaaactgcgCTGCTACAAATTGATAAACGTGACGAGAAAAAAGTTAACACTAACGGCGTAAGACAGCAAGAAAAATCTATTCTAAAACAACCAGGCAAGAAAACAAAGTCAGCACTAAagcaaacttcaaatacagcagcATCTTCAGCGCAAGACAATAATAATGGCAATAATGAAATGCAAACTTATAGAAATCAACgaacaaaaaatagaaaacaagCCGTTGCAAATACACAGACATCCATGAAGGGCCAGGGTGAATGGGGTTGCCGTTTCTGTACATTTCTTAATCCAGAAACGAAAAGCATTTGCGAGATGTGCCACCACAGCAAGGATTTAAATCTTAAAG